AAATTCCAAGTGCTTACACATcatggtttaatttttttttcaatgctaTTTTCACCCTGTGTGCTTCTACCACTATAATCATGCCCTTTTTTACACCGATGCTAGACATCACTATCATCACACCACCTTATATGACTGAATCACCGGAGAACTACCAAGCACCATCAGAAATTCAGGATGAACCAATCTAGATAGGTATCAAGGCAAGGTTCCAGCTGCCCCTATCCAGTCTCAACACCCCCCAAACCCTAGCATGCAACAAGCCAAAACGAACGGCCTTCCACTCTTTTCGCTTTCCACACGAAGGTCCCCAAGTAGAAGCTACgagtctctcctctcctagAGGCTACTTCTTGGCGTCATCTCCTGTTCCTACCACCGCCGACTGCGACATCcactacgccgccgccgacgaccccGAGTTCCCTCGGTACCACGGCTTGGCAGCACGGGCGCAGGAGCAACCGGCGGCAGCCATCTGCGGTTGCATCCAAGCTCGCCACCGCGCGGCAGCAGAGCACAAATTCAGTGCGGATCCGTGTGGCGTTGCCCTACTGGTTTTGAGGTTTCGGCATGGGGTTCGCGTCCGTACCTTGGCGGCAACACGGGATCAGCCGGGcatggcggccggccggccggccggccggagatgcccctctccctctcttcctctcccagCTCCGCCGCATCCATTgcgctctccctctctcgttggattttttaaagcaaataCTTCCAAAACTTCGTTTTGAAATCTAGGAGTAAATTATTTTGTCCAGCGCCACCCATCCAACGGTCTGAGTGCAGGTGACAAAATAACGTTAGAGCATTCACAATGTACTccatccgtctcaaaataaacctatttttcactttttatctttaatttttaactcttcatcttattaaaaaaattttgcgattgatatttttgtttttattagatgataaatcatgaatagtattttacgtgtcactaatttttttctaatttcctcaaaaattttcaaataagacggacgatcaaacgttggacacgaaaaccgGAGAATTCGTTTTTTGGACAAAGAGAGTAATGATTATGATgattttaaaagaattaaataagttattaCATGGGACAGGATAAAAAGATAACATGACAAGTGAgttaattaagaaaaagaaaaatacaacaCACAAGATATAAGATATAACGAGAGACgagtaacattaaatttatgtttatacatTGTAGTTTCTTTATGATGTGGAgagtataaaaatatgactAGTGTCTAGCATAAGGATTGCTCTGACACTACGGTGACAGATgtgatagaaaaatatatatgtaaataaattttggtatggtttatttttagaactaaaagTTTAAAAGATCAATTATAGAGCGTTACATTAAAAATTGTGTTGCATATAGAAGGTTAAAAGTTttgattttcaaaaaataatcattttagACCGGCATGCTTATTTTGGTCGTGCAACTTAAATTTCAAAACTGATGCTCATTTCGAACTCACCGTATTTCTCCTAACATCCAGCTGAATGCGAAAGAATTTGATCAGATCAATTCTAAAAATGCAGCGCCCAAAGTAGATGTACAGGTAGTAAACAGCAACGGCAGAGCAAATGTCAGTTTGCTTCGTCGCAAACTCAAAATGCAGCGCACAAAGTAGTCTCTAATTTGTCTATTGTATGGTAATCCACGGCAAATTTCAGATCTCCTCATAAATGGCAAAAGCTAGAACATATACAAACCGAAACCAGGCAAAAGATGTGATTCTCATTTCTCAGTGAGCATTATTGAGAGGGGTAAAATGAGGTCAAAACTGTTTCAAGTTTGGAACCAACGGTTGTAGCATAATTGCCTGATAAAAAGGTTCGGCTGCTGTGGTTTATTATTCGTTATCAGCGTGGCGCAACGGCAGCAAGCATGTCAGCATCCTATGTCTTCAAGAGTCGCTCAGAATTTGTATACCATCTCTGCCGTGTATCCCAACTCCTTGAGAATGCCGGTGAGCTGCAGATTAACCGAATTTTATCAGTAAAACATTAAACGGCTAGCACGGTCATTAGAAAAGCGGCGAAGTGATAAACAATGGGTAGGTTGTAGCGACTGATGCAAATCTAGGATACAACTAAGATCTTTAGTGCCTGTTTGGCATGGCTCCCGTTCCAGCTTCACCTTTCCTGGAGCTGGAGCTCAAACAAATGGTTTCCGCTCCATGAAAAATGGGAGCAGAGTAGGCTGGAATAAACTGGAAAAATGAATGAACTAAAGTGGAGCTGGGTTCGAGCAGGTCCACTCTAAACTCCGCTCCTAGAGTTCAATTCAGAAGCTGGAGCCCTACCAAATAAGCACTTAGATTCACTGGAATGCTCTGTAGCTAGCTTTCTGACAGGTCTACTCAGCAGGCAAAAGTCGCTGGCTGATTGCTCACTCAACAATTATAATGTTGATATATGTATCCAGATCATATTTCTACTGCTTTAATCCAATTAAGGAACATCAGAAATATGTCAATAACTACAGCCGGGAAAAATAGATTGTTGAATCGATTCACATtttcctgcaaaaaaaaaaacacattacCTCGCCCTGTGATCTATCCTTTGCTTTGTCGCCAGATATATGATTCATCATACCTGGAGGACCACAAACCTGACCAAGCCAAAACCATGGTAAGGATAAGTGTTCTTTTACAATCCAACATTaataatcatgcttatgatacatataaatgaagttattatcgCTGGAGATTATAAGCAagctgaaaaaataaagattctccttttagagagaaaaaaaaaaagtaaagctGACAAACTGGATAAACTCTTGTCAAAAGCTCAAAAGATATCTGCGGAACTATAAGCAGAAATGTCAAAAAATACTTACAAGAATCAAAGAATCCTCCCGTGGACCAGGCAAACCTTTCAAGGCCATGTCCTTTGATATGTAACCAACACCACCCCTCCAGTCACTTGATGGTTTATCCACCGTGTAGAATACCTGAAAAGTTGCATGGCGTGTTAAGCTAACAAACATAACTTTTCCCAGGTAACCAGATCATAATGAATTAACCTGTGATACCAACCTTGAAATTAGGATAGCTACTGGCAAGTCTATCCAATTCCCTTTTCAACAGGATATCATCTGGCGACACATTGGCATATATTAAGGAAACCTAGATATATCAAGAGCCATACAAAATCAGATTAGAACAAAGGACAAAGCATTAATCAAACATCATATAGCTAATAATGTTATTTGTGGTAGCAGCATGAAATTCAAGGTTATACAGGATGACAATATTGTCCAACTCTaataatgttaaaatatagCTAACAAAGGACAATACATTGATCTGTCCTGTCAGTATGCATAACAAAGTTATACAGGATGGCAATATTGTTCAAGTCAAATGATAGTATCTCAAAAGGATATCACAAAGGGGAAGGTGCAAGTCAGTGCAAAgaagttcaaaaatttgtgATGGCAACAGACCTGAGTGTTGTCATCAGGGTTTTTTAGGATAGCCCTGACAACCTGCAGCATTGGTGTTATGCCAGTACCACCAGCAATCTGGAAGCGTACATATACATTTCatttagcatatatatgataaagTCATTAAGATACAgagataataattattataaaaagaaacaagcCAACTTGCTCAAAGACATGAGAAAATGAATAACGTCAGAACTTTTCTAGCTTTGGGCTTGCTGAATTAAACTGGCAATCGTAGACACTTGGCTAAGGTTGAAGTCCTGTCTTACCatgccaatttttttcttcatgttTGGGCTATACCTGAGCTTTTCAATGGGCCTGGAAAAAAAGACATCAATTAGAGAGTCAATAACATATTAACATGCATACAAAACTCAAAAGGATTTTCGTTCCACATTACCCTTTGACCTCGACAACATCTCCTGGTTTCAAACTTGCAAAATACTGACTCATTTTTCCATCAGGGTAAACCTGCGCAACATACagatagcaaaaaaaaagaacttccCTTCCAATACTAACTTAAGCTAGAACTCATTATCTAAAAGTAGCTAGCATGTTGTGAAATTCAGACATAAAATTTCTGTTACCTTGATTAATAGGTCAAAGTATCCTTTAGAATCTGGATCAGAGATAGGGGTGTACCTGCAGAAAACATGTTATGATTCCAATACAAATCTAATGAATTATTCATACTAATTTATGTTCATATGAAGGAATGGCTAATTTTGTCTCTGCTTACGGGCGAATGacatattttcttcttccctctccctccacTTCCTCTCCTATAGGAGCCCTGAGATTAACTAATTGCTTTAGAAAGTCTCCAAgataagaaacaaatataaaaatactagCTCATACTAACAGAAAAGTAAATGCAAAACGACTTCATGCATAAAAAAGCATGGAGATGGAAGGGAAAAATACCAAATGATTTGTTGCGGAAATGTATGGAACGGTCTACAAAACACTTTCTCTGAAACAGCTAATTGCAAAACAGAAACATTTAATATGAGTGGAAAGAAAACATGAACTATTTATTTGCTTAACATAAGTAATATTTTGCTTTCATCAATAACTGTTACAGGCTAGTAGCAACAacaataattattaactaGAACACCATTTCAGCTAAGGTTATTAACATAGCATCTGCATCTATAGCATTCTTTAGAAAATCAATCATttcatctaaatatataaatgattatcATTGTACAGGTACCTAAATACGCAAGAAAGTATAGAGATACCTTGTTATAAGACATGAAGCAACATCAAGGCCCAGCTTATTAGATGGGTCAAACGAAAATCTGCAAGATCAAATCACTTGCATAAGTCTTATATTAAGACAAATAAACTTACAGGATAAACTAGTATGATTCGGAATTGATTTTTGTGGCATGAACatgattcaaaatttcaacttgCCAAGGAAgaaaatacaacaaaataaacaaattggtATCATGTACAATAGATGAAATACAAGGAGGAAAACGAAGATGCCAACATGAACTATGATGTTGGATTCAGTTAGTCAAAATACAGAAGCACTGTGTAGCAATATACTGCATATTGCATATGCTAGCAGATAACATATACACTTACAGCATAATAGTCTATAGTTTCACACAAGAAAGGCATATTGACAGAGTAGGTAAcacggaaaaaaaatattctctgcatttttttttgtccaatatataattttactgTTAGTACCTAAATAACTGTGAATTATGGCTGACTGTTGCCTTCTCCTGGAGCTTGAACTCCAGCCACTTGTCTGGGTTAAGTGCTGAAAAGGAAGGCAAAAATTGTCAGTTGGAAGAAAAggcagaaaagaaaacagtATAACCATACACTGAATTAACTAAATATgctacaaaaataatttaaactaTCACAAAGCTTGCAAGCTGCAACTAGAGTCTGGATAGGAGGATTCTCTTAACTTTGTAAATCAACACATTAGCGATCAGACAAAATTATAGGCAACAGAACGACTTGAAAAACAATATCTAGGACACAGCATTGTAGAATATCCAAACTATGGCATGAAATCCATAGAAGGCTACTCTACTCGAATGCCTAAGTGTGTGAAAATTCACGATCAGGCAACATATTGGTGTTCCTGGAGGAACGCATTTACAGTCTTACACTCAGACTTGTTCATTACAATGGagcatatagaaaaaattccaTTTGCACTCGGCTGACGATCCTATTCCTACAAATTCGCCTAAAATTCCTGTGCTACGAACAATTTAGAGTACTGTTCATTCAAGCGTTCGCATCATCGGCTAATCGCCACTCCAGCCTCTGGTAGGAAGCAGAAATTGCCGCAAAATAACAAACGAGACAACAAAATTTCCATGAGAACATAAGCACTGTAAAGACAAATCCACGCATCCACGAAACCTAGGCTGGGGAAGATCCAGAAAGGAGGGGCTCACCAACTTTAGCAACGGCCTCCTCGCCCTTCTCCTCCAGGAGCGCCTGCAAcagttcgtcgccgccgtgagACAGAGAAAGGAAAGCTGAAGGGGAAATGGAGGTGAGGACGCATGTTTCGTTCGTACGACGGTCGGGGGAGACGAGGCGCAGAAGAGCGCCgctccaccggcgacggcggcggcggcggcggccagcggcACGCGGCCGCGGTGGGTCCCGGCGAGCCTACGCAGCAGTAGCGCCGCCATGGCGgtgaggagggggaggagtcGACGGCGAGCTCGAGATCTGACACAGGTGTGAGTCGGAGTGATTCCGCCCCGGATGGTGGGAGTAGAGCAGAGGCTGACAGTGTGGGCCCGTGGCGCAGTGATCTCGCAACAAGAACTCGTTTGAAGACTTCTGCCCTCTTAAACGGCTTATTCTTTTagaaaagattttttataaaaaatattttaaaaaccatattattttttaaagaaaataatatttaatacgCTTGGTATTTTAATAAGTGACGGTGTTGTCTTTTACATGTTTGgtcgttttttttattcaaaattttctataattggtatttattttttgattgaatgtataactacaaatattttaaatatatcttacatttgtgtatatttatataaatttttaataagataaacgatcaaatatgtaataaatatgtaatgaGAAGTGCACCGGATTGTCTAGTAAAATATTgatacttttaattaattatgggtTACTCCATACTTCGCGTTTTGTATGCTAGAGAGAAGGTTCCCGAACGAGTACAACCTCAGCGTTCACTGCCTCCACTGCTATTGCCGCAAGTGATAGTcgaaaaatctcaaattacAAAATGCACAATTTcatattctcttttttcaaTGGAAAAATTCTCTTTTTTATCACTCGTTGAATGCTTCTTTTTGTCGCTATCACAATTTTGCGCTTCTTTCTTTTACCACTGTTAAGTTCATATTAATTTCTCTTCTACCACTATAACTAACTAGTCAACGTATGGTTTGCTCCCCAAAAGACCATCATGCTCCAATGTACTTGTTAAGAAGATTtgtggagaaaaaagaaacaattagAATTTGGAGTTGTGATGCTATGCTAGTAAGTACACGCACTTATTGCATATATTGACACTTGGTACAAAGAATAAATAATTCATTTTAATATCAGCATTTAATTTGAGCCATTGGGTTGTTGGAGTGGAAAAGTGGTGCATGCAGTAAAAGATAGATGGGGGAGTATTTTATTCCTAGTGTTAGCTGCTAAACTTTTGCTAAACATTAGAGCTAAGATAGCACCATGTGATATGGCATATGATAGCTCATGTTCATGGACTATACGTTAAAGTTGCCCTAATGACACAAAAATTATTAGAAATACCAAAAACCACATAGGACAATTTTTAATATCATAATAATCCAAtttctatacaattttatgatCAGAAATTCTTAAATTGGTTATAATAGTTTTACATGTAACtttaaaatgaaataattaaatgaaaaatatttttatacccaaatataaatatttcatatatgttaaaattcaaaatagaaaaattagacAACAATGCATACAACTCcctagtataaattaattcataGAACATTTTGAGAACCAAATCATTCCATTGTACattttgaaaagaaatataataaaagaattcccagttttatattttataataatatctcTTAATTGGCTAGCTTTTGGGTTTATGTTGGCAGTTCGTTTGTGTTTGCTAAATTTCAAGTGCTATTTTATTCACTTATTATTTAAGAACATCTATGAGGACTACAAGGGTATAAGGGTCTTTTGGAACAAAGTTAACAGTCAATTTCTATTGACCCAGTAACCATGGAAAAATAGAAATGCACACTAGCAAAAGAATGATAAAAGGGATAAGTGTAAATTTTTGATGGTAGAAGAGAGAATACATTTGCAACGAGTGGTAAAAAGAATAtctatctttttttcaaataatatattttcaaatgattTGAGATCTCCTGATTAAAAGAGCAAGGTTCgtttgaaaatattgaaataaaCTAGCTAAATGtacattttttgtttatggATGAAAGTTTTCAACTCTTTCGATTATGAGTTcaaatcatttgatttttttgaaggTTTTGGTGAGATTGTATCCTAACATTTCTTAACCATGAGTGTAATTGATATATTAGCGAGCCGGTCAAACACAAATAGGTTTGACATTGAGTTCGGCAAGTGATGGACTCTTCATGTATTAGCGGCTTGTTTAGAAACTATAAAAGTGTTAAGGAATGCATTTTTAAATAGGTAACAGTACCacaatagaatttttatttagaagtGGATTGCCTTTTGAACCGTTGGATGATTCCCGACGTATGAGATTTCATGATGTGCCAACCTAATACCCTACTAGTAGTCTGTTTTTGCTCGTGCTATTATCCTCCCCCTATCACTCCTCCATTGCATCCTTATCTCCCCTCTTCGTCCCCTCCAAGGCTCTACCTACCACCGccacggcgccgccacccctctctTGCATCTTCAATTTCCCTCTTTCGATCGCCATAGCAGCAGCACCGCTCCTCTCTCGCATCTCATCCTCCTCTCCATCTCTCCCATCTACTGCCACCGCCGTTGCCACCACCACTTCTCCTTTGCGtctcaatctctctcttttcaACTATCGCCGTCGCTCTTCTTGTTCATCTCCATCTTCTTTCATTTGAATGTCGCCGTCATGGATTGTTCGATTCTCCGACAGCAACATCCACTTGTACCCGCCGCCGCTAGCACCTTCCTTATCTCCATTGCTATCGTATTAGATCTGCGTATCCACCACTATGGTAGGTCAACGACTTTTCTTCTTGTTATTAGATCTATATCATAACTATCCTATTAACCACTAGTTCTAGTGTTGCTACTCTATTAAACCCCAAAGATCTCACGGGATGATTGATGGGGAAGGTTAAGTAGGCACGATATTCCTTTAAATTCACATACTTATTATTGTGgctattttattgttattttagaCAAACGGTATGTCACAAAGATCTATCTTGTACATGTGTAGTATGTACAATTTTGGGTCATGCATGGCTAGGGTATTAGGTAATAGCCATTTGAAACTTTCTTCGAGCAGCAAGCTGATTAATCACTTGAAAACATGAACTTCAACTCATAGATTCTAAGTTGGACCCTAGAATTAGGCAAAAATCTAGGGTAGAAGTGACAAGAATCCCCTTTCACCAGGGTGCAATAGAATGAATAGATATACTATTTTAACAATCAGTTTTGTACATATTGCCATCTGTTAATTCTCTAGCTCGCAAAGATACCCAGACATGTATAGCTGGCGTGTTAATATGCAacgctagctagctcttgGTATAGCAAGTTATTTTTGTCTGTATAATAGCCTAGGATTCTGTGTAACTGTGCATATAGTGCACACAGCTGTACGTGGCAATGGCCATAAGTAAAAGCTAAGGTGGTGACTGTATTTATATCTCCTGTAATTTTCTcactaatttttatttgatttcagGAGTACAGCTGAGATAAATAAATGAGGTGCCAAGTATGATGGTGTTTTCACATGGAAAGGCAAATAGGTAAGTTATATCTGACGCCTTGCTTGGTTACCATTTCTCATGTCATAATTTGCCCATGATTAACTGACAGCCACAATAGCATGCCAAAGAATAAGATTAGATTATAATCATATTTTGGTTGTCtaccatgcatatgcatatatagctaCTTCGGCTGCGTTATTTTCGAGCAAATTATTTATCTACTGTtgtgcacgcttcccaaactactaaagtgtgtgttttttaaaaatttgtgtatagaagttcatcatccCACCTatatagagtagattttaaattttatagtagttagtttcattatttatacaattaaacAGCCACAAAAAAGTCAGATGATTTTCATCAattaaaagaacacagccaatCATCCAATGAAACAGTTATTTCCACAATTTGGGAATTTGATCAATCCATGAACTCCAAACTGAACTCTCCTAAAAAACATGAAgaaaaaatcgtaaaagaaatcagGCAAAATATACAGTTTGTTAAATCTGCCTATGACATCAATATTTCTACTGGCAAAAACTGCAAAACATTCAGCACACTCGACAGCTCTTTCGACAAGAGCCATAGTAGTCTGGGCTTCCTATCATGAAGACTGGATTCCTGTCACACTCACCACTAGCAGCCCAACTGACACATCTATCTTCTTCATCTGTGCACTCATCCTCAGATGCCAGTAATGATTTTGGAGGatcattttttctcaaatgTATGTGTTTTATGGCTAGCCATTTCTCTCCTTCAAGGACAGGACATTCTTCATATTGACTATCCTGATCTGTTTCTCCATCGGGCCTTAAA
This is a stretch of genomic DNA from Oryza brachyantha chromosome 1, ObraRS2, whole genome shotgun sequence. It encodes these proteins:
- the LOC102708761 gene encoding NADH-cytochrome b5 reductase-like protein, coding for MAALLLRRLAGTHRGRVPLAAAAAAVAGGAALFCASSPPTVALLEEKGEEAVAKVALNPDKWLEFKLQEKATVSHNSQLFRFSFDPSNKLGLDVASCLITRAPIGEEVEGEGRRKYVIRPYTPISDPDSKGYFDLLIKVYPDGKMSQYFASLKPGDVVEVKGPIEKLRYSPNMKKKIGMIAGGTGITPMLQVVRAILKNPDDNTQVSLIYANVSPDDILLKRELDRLASSYPNFKVFYTVDKPSSDWRGGVGYISKDMALKGLPGPREDSLILVCGPPGMMNHISGDKAKDRSQGELTGILKELGYTAEMVYKF